A genome region from Crossiella equi includes the following:
- the galT gene encoding galactose-1-phosphate uridylyltransferase codes for MRRTSGKLADGREIIYFDDTENAPARTAVDTRDLPEQKPSSEIRRDPLTGEWVALASHRQTRTYKPPADLCPLCPSTPGRPTEIPEGSYDVAVFENRFPSLSQHVPDVPAAVEGVPMAARRPGLGRCEVVCFTSDHNSAFAALTPGRVRTVVDAWADRSAELGALPGVEQVFCFENRGEEIGVTLHHPHGQIYAYPFITPRTERMLATARQYREEHGTHVLGDLVAAELAEGTRVVATSEHWVALVNAAARWPVEVLLVPRRQVADLPELTPAERDDFAVLYLDVLGRLDRLYDRPLPYIASWQQGPVRAPKELSWLHLQVFSILRTADKLKYLAGSESGQAVWINDVTPEQIAQRLREA; via the coding sequence GTGAGGCGAACGAGCGGCAAGCTGGCCGACGGCCGCGAGATCATCTACTTCGACGACACCGAGAACGCGCCCGCGCGCACCGCGGTCGACACGCGCGACCTGCCGGAGCAGAAGCCGAGCTCGGAGATCCGGCGCGACCCGCTCACGGGGGAGTGGGTGGCCCTGGCCTCCCACCGCCAGACCCGCACCTACAAGCCACCGGCCGACCTGTGCCCGCTCTGCCCCTCCACACCGGGGCGGCCCACGGAGATCCCCGAGGGAAGCTACGACGTGGCGGTGTTCGAGAACCGCTTCCCGTCGCTGTCCCAGCACGTGCCGGACGTGCCCGCGGCGGTGGAGGGCGTGCCGATGGCCGCCCGCCGTCCGGGCCTGGGCCGGTGCGAGGTCGTCTGCTTCACCTCCGACCACAACTCCGCGTTCGCCGCGCTGACTCCGGGCCGGGTGCGCACCGTGGTGGACGCCTGGGCCGACCGCAGCGCCGAGCTGGGCGCGCTGCCCGGGGTCGAGCAGGTGTTCTGCTTCGAGAACCGGGGTGAGGAGATCGGCGTCACCCTGCACCACCCGCACGGGCAGATCTACGCCTACCCGTTCATCACCCCGCGCACCGAGCGCATGCTGGCCACCGCGCGCCAGTACCGCGAGGAGCACGGCACCCACGTCCTGGGCGACCTGGTGGCCGCCGAGCTGGCGGAGGGCACCCGCGTGGTGGCCACCTCCGAGCACTGGGTGGCCTTGGTCAACGCGGCCGCCCGCTGGCCGGTTGAGGTCCTGCTGGTCCCGCGCCGCCAGGTCGCCGACCTCCCGGAGCTGACCCCGGCCGAACGCGACGACTTCGCCGTCCTGTACCTGGACGTCCTGGGCCGCCTGGACCGCCTCTACGACCGCCCGCTGCCCTACATCGCCTCCTGGCAGCAGGGCCCGGTGCGGGCGCCCAAGGAGCTGAGCTGGCTGCACCTGCAGGTGTTCTCCATCCTGCGCACCGCGGACAAGCTCAAGTACCTCGCGGGCTCGGAGTCCGGGCAGGCGGTGTGGATCAACGACGTCACGCCGGAGCAGATCGCCCAGCGCCTCCGGGAAGCCTGA
- a CDS encoding DeoR/GlpR family DNA-binding transcription regulator — MLARQRQAVILEEIRRTGAVRVSDLVTRLGVSDMTVRRDLDVLARRGLVEKVYGGATSVVGRSTDEPGFEAKSVRQLPEKEAVAATAAGLVRPGTAIGLSAGTTTWTMARYLDDVPDLTVVTNSIRVADVLQQRGRTDRTVVLTGGVRTPSDALVGPVAVQALRSLHLDVVFLGVHGMAPQAGFTTPNLNESETDRALVDAASRLVVLADHTKWGTVGISTIADLDEADVLITDEGLGADARQVLSEQVGELVLAPVSTRGAAEELA, encoded by the coding sequence GTGCTGGCTCGGCAGCGGCAGGCCGTGATCCTTGAGGAGATCCGGCGCACCGGCGCGGTCCGGGTATCCGACCTGGTCACGCGGCTCGGGGTGTCGGACATGACGGTCCGGCGCGACCTGGACGTGCTCGCGCGCCGGGGCCTGGTCGAGAAGGTCTACGGCGGCGCCACCTCGGTGGTCGGGCGCAGCACCGACGAGCCTGGCTTCGAGGCCAAGTCCGTGCGCCAGCTGCCCGAGAAGGAAGCCGTCGCGGCCACCGCCGCCGGTCTGGTCCGCCCGGGCACCGCGATCGGTCTGTCCGCGGGCACCACCACGTGGACCATGGCCCGCTACCTCGACGACGTGCCGGACCTGACCGTCGTCACCAACTCGATCCGGGTCGCCGACGTGCTCCAGCAGCGCGGGCGCACCGACCGCACGGTGGTGCTCACCGGCGGCGTGCGCACGCCCTCGGACGCGCTGGTCGGCCCGGTCGCGGTGCAGGCGCTGCGGTCCCTGCACCTGGACGTGGTCTTCCTCGGCGTGCACGGCATGGCTCCGCAGGCCGGGTTCACCACGCCGAACCTGAACGAGAGCGAGACCGACCGCGCGCTGGTCGACGCGGCCAGCCGGCTGGTCGTGCTCGCCGATCACACGAAATGGGGAACGGTCGGCATCTCCACGATCGCCGACCTCGATGAGGCGGATGTGCTGATCACTGACGAGGGCCTGGGCGCGGACGCCCGGCAGGTGCTGTCCGAACAGGTCGGCGAGCTGGTGCTCGCGCCTGTGTCCACCCGGGGCGCGGCCGAGGAGCTGGCGTGA
- a CDS encoding ABC transporter substrate-binding protein, producing MANSALPPTPLLGRRTMLKGLLGASALAAVPGLAACGSGGSASDGKTVTVGSNYSDAVPREGLAAVLETFRQQNGLEPKVNTKDHETYQQQINNYLQGKPDDVFAWFAGYRMRFFASKGLAGDLSDLWKTIGDNFTPAQKEASTGSDGKQYFVPFYSYPWAVFYRPSIWRQRGYEVPKTFDQLIALGGKMKSDGIVPMAVGQKNGWPQLGTFDQLNLRTNGYDFHVSLMAGKEDWQGKKVRDVFDNWKRMLPLYQENPLGREWQEAAQTIQQGKGGMMIVGSQQIGQQMKNELDDLDFFAFPEINPAYGTDTVEAPIDGFMLARKPANDEGAKKLLGYLAGAQSQLAYLKTDPVTIAASGKADVSGYNELQRKCVKFVSEAKHITQFLDRDTDPRFANDAAINGINAFLTNPGDVDSVLKGMADQAKNIFTG from the coding sequence ATGGCCAACTCCGCGTTACCGCCCACCCCGCTGCTCGGCCGCCGCACGATGCTGAAGGGGCTGCTCGGCGCCTCCGCGCTGGCGGCCGTGCCCGGACTGGCGGCCTGCGGTTCCGGGGGCTCGGCCAGCGACGGCAAGACGGTCACGGTCGGCTCCAACTACTCCGACGCGGTGCCGCGCGAGGGCCTGGCCGCGGTGCTGGAGACGTTCCGGCAGCAGAACGGCCTGGAGCCCAAGGTCAACACCAAGGACCACGAGACCTACCAGCAGCAGATCAACAACTACCTGCAGGGCAAGCCGGACGACGTGTTCGCGTGGTTCGCCGGGTACCGCATGCGCTTCTTCGCCAGCAAGGGCCTGGCCGGTGACCTGTCGGACCTCTGGAAGACCATCGGCGACAACTTCACGCCCGCGCAGAAGGAGGCGTCCACGGGCAGCGACGGCAAGCAGTACTTCGTGCCGTTCTACTCCTACCCGTGGGCGGTCTTCTACCGGCCGAGCATCTGGAGGCAGCGCGGTTACGAGGTGCCCAAGACCTTCGACCAGCTGATTGCCCTGGGCGGCAAGATGAAGTCCGACGGCATCGTGCCGATGGCGGTCGGGCAGAAGAACGGCTGGCCGCAGCTGGGCACCTTCGACCAGCTGAACCTGCGCACCAACGGCTACGACTTCCACGTCAGCCTGATGGCGGGCAAGGAGGACTGGCAGGGCAAGAAGGTCCGCGACGTCTTCGACAACTGGAAGCGGATGCTGCCGCTGTACCAGGAGAACCCGCTGGGCCGGGAGTGGCAGGAGGCCGCGCAGACGATCCAGCAGGGCAAGGGCGGCATGATGATCGTCGGCTCGCAGCAGATCGGCCAGCAGATGAAGAACGAGCTGGACGACCTCGACTTCTTCGCCTTCCCCGAGATCAACCCGGCCTACGGCACCGACACCGTCGAGGCGCCGATCGACGGCTTCATGCTCGCGCGCAAGCCCGCCAACGACGAGGGCGCGAAGAAGCTGCTGGGCTACCTCGCGGGCGCTCAGTCGCAGCTGGCCTACCTCAAGACCGACCCGGTGACCATCGCGGCCAGCGGCAAGGCGGACGTGAGCGGCTACAACGAGCTCCAGCGCAAGTGCGTGAAGTTCGTCTCCGAGGCCAAGCACATCACCCAGTTCCTGGACCGCGACACCGACCCGCGCTTCGCCAACGACGCGGCGATCAACGGCATCAACGCCTTCCTCACCAACCCCGGCGACGTGGACTCGGTGCTCAAGGGCATGGCCGACCAGGCCAAGAACATCTTCACGGGCTGA
- a CDS encoding carbohydrate ABC transporter permease, producing the protein MTVLEQAAPERPRAASKRRRRASAFTATDKVVLAVMLGIPSLLHLGLVWFPAFGSILLSFTEWDGIGGVEDIKFVGVRNYTDILTTYPRFWPALWNNLTWLVFLLVLPTLFGLFMAVLLDRKLAMGRVYQSVLYLPMMLSLALIGFIWQLIYQPDQGLLNNLLGTADDHPVNWLGDPDVNLYAVLVAAGWRHAGYVMLLFLAGLKAVDPSLKEAASLDGANAWQTFWHVTFPALKPVNIVVLVITVIEALRAFDIVYIINKGRQGLELLSILVTDNIIGEASRIGWGSALAVVLLLISMGFIITYLMQTFRKEDRP; encoded by the coding sequence ATGACTGTTCTGGAGCAGGCCGCGCCCGAGCGACCGAGGGCGGCGTCGAAGCGGCGCCGCCGCGCCAGCGCGTTCACCGCCACCGACAAGGTCGTGCTCGCGGTGATGCTGGGCATCCCGTCGCTGCTGCACCTCGGCCTGGTGTGGTTCCCGGCGTTCGGCTCGATCCTGTTGTCCTTCACCGAGTGGGACGGCATCGGCGGGGTCGAGGACATCAAGTTCGTCGGGGTGCGGAACTACACCGACATCCTCACCACCTACCCGCGGTTCTGGCCCGCGTTGTGGAACAACCTGACCTGGCTGGTCTTCCTGCTGGTGCTGCCGACCCTGTTCGGGCTGTTCATGGCGGTGCTGCTGGACCGCAAGCTGGCCATGGGCCGGGTGTACCAGAGCGTGCTGTACCTGCCGATGATGCTGTCCCTGGCGCTGATCGGGTTCATCTGGCAGCTGATCTACCAGCCGGACCAGGGCCTGCTGAACAACCTGCTGGGCACCGCGGACGACCACCCGGTGAACTGGCTGGGCGACCCGGACGTCAACCTGTACGCGGTGCTGGTCGCGGCGGGCTGGCGGCACGCGGGCTACGTGATGCTGCTGTTCCTGGCCGGGCTCAAGGCGGTGGACCCGTCGCTGAAGGAGGCGGCCTCGCTGGACGGGGCCAACGCGTGGCAGACGTTCTGGCACGTGACCTTCCCGGCGCTCAAGCCGGTGAACATCGTGGTCCTGGTGATCACGGTGATCGAGGCGCTGCGGGCCTTCGACATCGTCTACATCATCAACAAGGGCCGCCAGGGCCTGGAGCTGCTGTCCATCCTGGTCACGGACAACATCATCGGCGAGGCCAGCCGCATCGGCTGGGGCTCGGCGCTCGCGGTGGTGCTGCTGCTGATCTCGATGGGCTTCATCATCACCTACCTGATGCAGACCTTCCGCAAGGAGGACCGGCCGTGA
- a CDS encoding carbohydrate ABC transporter permease: MSTAVSTAGKSTAAAKAGRFALHTFLVATCLVWLAPVLWAAFASLRTIEDTNQHGYFSWPTEITFDNFGKAWEQADLPHYYLNTLLITIPALVVTLFFSSMVAFVLSRFSFRFNLALLMLFTAGNLFPQQVIVTPLYRLYRLVELPEWLSDSGSLLDSQLGVVLIHVAFQTGFCVFVLSNYMKTIPMELTEAARVDGAGVFRQYWQVILPLCRPVLAALATLEFTWIYNDFLWALVLIQTGDKMPITSALNNLGGQFFKDNNLIAAGSLLVAVPTLVVFFTLQRHFVAGLTLGSTKG, encoded by the coding sequence GTGAGCACTGCCGTCTCCACGGCCGGGAAGTCCACGGCCGCCGCGAAGGCGGGCCGGTTCGCGCTGCACACCTTCCTCGTCGCCACCTGCCTGGTGTGGCTGGCGCCGGTGCTGTGGGCGGCCTTCGCCTCGCTGCGCACGATCGAGGACACCAACCAGCACGGCTACTTCTCCTGGCCGACCGAGATCACCTTCGACAACTTCGGCAAGGCCTGGGAACAGGCGGACCTGCCGCACTACTACCTGAACACCCTGCTGATCACCATCCCGGCGTTGGTGGTCACGCTGTTCTTCAGCTCGATGGTCGCCTTCGTGTTGTCCCGCTTCAGCTTCAGGTTCAACCTGGCCCTGCTGATGCTGTTCACCGCGGGCAACCTGTTCCCGCAACAGGTGATCGTCACCCCGCTCTACCGCCTCTACCGCCTGGTCGAGCTCCCGGAGTGGCTGAGCGACTCGGGCTCCCTGCTGGACTCCCAGCTGGGCGTGGTCCTCATCCACGTGGCCTTCCAGACGGGCTTCTGCGTCTTCGTGCTGAGCAACTACATGAAGACCATCCCGATGGAGCTCACCGAGGCGGCGCGGGTGGACGGCGCGGGCGTCTTCCGCCAGTACTGGCAGGTCATCCTCCCGCTCTGCCGCCCGGTCCTGGCCGCCCTGGCCACCCTGGAGTTCACCTGGATCTACAACGACTTCCTGTGGGCGCTCGTGCTGATCCAGACCGGGGACAAGATGCCGATCACCTCGGCGTTGAACAACCTCGGCGGGCAGTTCTTCAAGGACAACAACCTGATCGCGGCGGGCTCCCTGCTCGTGGCGGTGCCGACGCTGGTGGTGTTCTTCACGCTGCAACGACACTTCGTGGCCGGGCTGACGCTCGGGTCCACGAAGGGCTGA
- a CDS encoding sensor histidine kinase, with amino-acid sequence MTEVPTVQVSRDDPAPHQYTRMQRVSLKNRLMLFAAVGVGTAVALVSLAAYFTVRESLYNELDEQLLNRAHVAAKSSLGSTFELQQQSAAVFDAIDLRLGLLVVESDGRSTLFGSKNAATVPVSPEEYRVANGDEADNVRTDGRSDMRVVAVPAFPGSALIIAQPLKPTRDTLGRLAWVLFGVGGAGILLAALGGLGVARTAIRPVQRLTKAAEHVARTGDLHPIPVTSEDDELARLTNSFNSMLAALADSRERQRRLVADAGHELRTPLTSLRTNLELLVASQQAAPGHRLSDEDRAEIYADVRAQIEELTTLIGDLVELARDDAPYVVHESVELVDVVERALDRARRRAPGVSLDIRLRPWTLVGDANALERAVMNLLDNAVKWSPPDGHVRVELRQAGAQAAVLEVADSGPGIADADLPHVFERFYRSTEARTLPGSGLGLAIVKQVAERHGGTVTAGRALEGGALMSLWLPGNPSETFQPEPEFQGNQEG; translated from the coding sequence GTGACCGAGGTGCCCACCGTGCAGGTCAGCCGGGACGACCCGGCCCCGCACCAGTACACCCGCATGCAGCGGGTCAGCCTGAAGAACCGGCTCATGCTCTTCGCCGCGGTCGGGGTCGGCACCGCGGTCGCGCTGGTGTCGCTGGCCGCGTACTTCACCGTGCGGGAGAGCCTGTACAACGAACTGGACGAGCAGCTGCTCAACCGCGCGCACGTGGCCGCGAAGAGCTCGCTCGGGTCCACCTTCGAGCTGCAGCAGCAGTCCGCCGCGGTCTTCGACGCCATCGACCTGCGACTGGGCCTGCTCGTGGTCGAGTCCGACGGCCGGAGCACGCTCTTCGGCAGCAAGAACGCGGCCACCGTCCCGGTCTCACCGGAGGAGTACCGGGTCGCCAACGGCGACGAGGCGGACAACGTCCGCACCGACGGCCGCTCGGACATGCGGGTGGTCGCGGTGCCCGCCTTCCCGGGCTCGGCGCTGATCATCGCCCAGCCGCTCAAACCCACCCGGGACACCCTGGGCCGCCTGGCCTGGGTGCTGTTCGGGGTTGGCGGCGCGGGCATCCTGCTCGCCGCGCTGGGCGGTCTGGGCGTGGCCCGCACCGCGATCCGGCCGGTGCAGCGGCTGACCAAGGCGGCCGAGCACGTGGCCCGCACCGGCGACCTGCACCCCATCCCGGTGACCAGCGAGGACGACGAGCTGGCCCGCCTGACCAACAGCTTCAACTCGATGCTCGCGGCCCTGGCCGACTCGCGGGAACGCCAGCGCCGCCTGGTCGCCGACGCCGGGCACGAGCTGCGCACCCCGCTGACCTCGTTGCGCACCAACCTGGAACTGCTCGTGGCCTCCCAGCAGGCCGCCCCGGGCCACCGCCTCTCCGACGAGGACCGCGCCGAGATCTACGCCGACGTCCGCGCCCAGATCGAGGAGCTGACCACCCTCATCGGCGACCTGGTCGAACTGGCCCGCGACGACGCCCCCTACGTCGTGCACGAGTCGGTCGAACTGGTCGACGTGGTCGAACGAGCCCTGGACCGGGCCCGCCGCCGGGCCCCGGGCGTGAGCCTGGACATCCGCCTCCGCCCCTGGACCCTGGTCGGCGACGCCAACGCCCTGGAACGCGCGGTGATGAACCTCCTGGACAACGCCGTCAAGTGGAGCCCCCCGGACGGCCACGTCCGCGTCGAGCTCCGCCAGGCAGGCGCCCAGGCCGCCGTCCTGGAGGTCGCCGACAGCGGCCCGGGCATCGCCGACGCCGACCTGCCCCACGTCTTCGAGCGCTTCTACCGCTCCACCGAAGCCCGCACCCTGCCCGGCTCCGGCCTCGGCCTGGCCATCGTCAAGCAGGTCGCCGAACGCCACGGCGGCACGGTCACCGCGGGCCGGGCCCTGGAGGGCGGCGCGCTCATGTCGCTGTGGCTGCCGGGCAACCCGTCGGAGACATTCCAGCCGGAACCGGAGTTCCAGGGGAACCAAGAAGGCTGA
- a CDS encoding response regulator transcription factor: MRILVVDDDRAVRESLRRSLQFNGYQVELANDGQQALEVLGQSRPDAMVLDVMMPRVDGLEVCRRLRGTGDDLPILVLTARDAVSDRVAGLDAGADDYLPKPFALEELLARLRALLRRVGPDQDAGSTPQLATLGFADLELDPGTRDVTRAGRPISLTRTEFSLLELFLHHPRQVLTRGRILEEVWGYDFPTSGNALEVYVGYLRRKTEANGEPRLLHTVRGVGYVLRETPP, encoded by the coding sequence ATGCGCATCCTCGTTGTGGACGACGACCGAGCCGTTCGGGAGTCGTTGCGGCGGTCCCTCCAGTTCAACGGGTACCAGGTCGAGCTCGCCAACGATGGCCAGCAGGCCCTGGAGGTGCTCGGCCAGTCCCGGCCGGACGCCATGGTGCTCGACGTGATGATGCCGAGGGTGGACGGCCTGGAGGTGTGCAGGCGGCTGCGCGGTACCGGCGATGACCTGCCGATCCTCGTGCTCACCGCCCGGGACGCGGTCTCCGACCGGGTCGCCGGGCTGGACGCGGGTGCCGACGACTACCTGCCCAAGCCGTTCGCCCTGGAGGAGCTGCTGGCCCGGCTGCGCGCCCTGCTGCGCCGCGTCGGACCGGACCAGGACGCGGGCAGCACGCCCCAGCTGGCCACGCTCGGCTTCGCCGACCTGGAGCTGGACCCGGGCACCCGCGACGTCACCCGGGCGGGGCGGCCGATCAGCCTCACCCGCACCGAGTTCTCGCTGCTCGAACTGTTCCTGCACCACCCGAGGCAGGTCCTCACCCGGGGCCGCATCCTCGAGGAGGTGTGGGGCTATGACTTCCCGACCTCCGGCAACGCGCTGGAGGTCTACGTCGGTTACCTGCGCCGCAAGACCGAGGCCAACGGCGAACCCCGCCTGCTGCACACGGTCCGCGGGGTGGGCTACGTCCTGAGGGAGACGCCTCCGTGA
- a CDS encoding trimeric intracellular cation channel family protein produces MLTFLELVGIAVFAASGALAAVRARLDVFGVVVLGMTTALGGGIIRDVLLGIHPPTSLRTWPYLLVSALTGLLVFWFHPQVAKLRRAVLLADAVGLGLFTTAGTTTALVLGTPAYTACLIGMTTGIGGGALRDLLLREIPTVLRQEIYAVAALVGAIVVSIGFHLKLPAGPTAVVAAVLICGLRVLALWRRWDAPRPRER; encoded by the coding sequence GTGCTGACCTTCCTCGAACTCGTGGGCATCGCGGTGTTCGCCGCCTCCGGCGCCCTGGCCGCCGTGCGCGCCCGGCTGGACGTGTTCGGGGTCGTCGTACTGGGCATGACCACGGCGCTGGGCGGCGGCATCATCCGCGACGTGCTGCTCGGCATCCACCCGCCGACCTCGCTGCGCACCTGGCCGTACCTGCTGGTCTCGGCCCTGACCGGCCTGCTGGTGTTCTGGTTCCACCCCCAGGTGGCCAAGCTCCGCCGCGCGGTCCTGCTCGCCGATGCCGTTGGCCTGGGCCTGTTCACCACCGCGGGCACCACCACGGCCCTGGTCCTGGGCACCCCGGCCTACACCGCGTGCCTGATCGGCATGACCACCGGCATCGGCGGCGGTGCCCTGCGCGACCTGCTGCTGCGCGAGATCCCGACCGTGCTGCGGCAGGAGATCTACGCGGTGGCCGCGCTCGTGGGCGCGATCGTGGTCTCCATCGGGTTCCACCTGAAACTGCCCGCCGGTCCGACCGCCGTCGTGGCCGCCGTGCTGATCTGCGGACTCCGGGTCCTGGCCCTCTGGCGGCGGTGGGACGCACCCCGTCCGCGTGAACGCTGA
- a CDS encoding GNAT family N-acetyltransferase, producing MGDVTIREYQTGDAETAWRLRQVPFGGPVEVHETWLRQPVWRGFLASTGGADAGFAMVRPYRQFFGGRAVPMGGVASVAVAPEARGKGVGGALMEALIADMRQQGQPISALYPTVPALYRSRGWERGGVLESVELPVHAFQGRRARIDLRGATEADLPAMREQYHRLARGVDGMLDRRTASHRPQELLACAASLVTDGGYLLAEPDRQNRVLEVRELVADTPEVALGLLDSIGSWTGLLDRVKLHIADETLLGVLEWSALDGRKRTQPWLLRVVDLPAAVAARGWPTAPHLHGQSVDLEIEDTHAPWHAGRQRLVVEDGAVRVEPGGTGAVRLTARGLGAWYSGSASTAGLRRAGLLEGDPGHTTLLDLLVGAPGTPRMADYF from the coding sequence ATGGGAGACGTCACGATCCGGGAGTACCAGACCGGCGACGCGGAGACCGCGTGGCGGCTGCGCCAGGTGCCCTTCGGCGGCCCGGTCGAGGTCCACGAGACGTGGCTGCGCCAGCCGGTGTGGCGGGGTTTCCTCGCCAGCACCGGCGGTGCGGACGCCGGGTTCGCCATGGTGCGCCCGTACCGGCAGTTCTTCGGCGGGCGTGCGGTGCCGATGGGCGGCGTGGCCAGCGTGGCGGTGGCCCCGGAGGCCCGGGGGAAGGGTGTGGGCGGTGCGCTGATGGAGGCACTGATCGCCGACATGCGCCAGCAGGGCCAGCCGATCAGCGCGCTGTACCCGACTGTGCCCGCCCTCTACCGGAGCCGGGGCTGGGAACGCGGCGGGGTGCTGGAGTCCGTCGAGCTGCCGGTGCACGCCTTCCAAGGCCGCCGCGCCCGCATCGACCTGCGCGGCGCCACCGAGGCCGACCTCCCGGCGATGCGCGAGCAGTACCACCGCCTCGCGCGGGGCGTCGACGGCATGCTCGACCGCCGCACCGCCTCGCACCGGCCGCAGGAGCTGCTGGCGTGCGCGGCGAGCCTGGTCACCGACGGGGGCTACCTGCTCGCCGAACCGGACCGGCAGAACCGCGTGCTGGAGGTGCGTGAGCTGGTCGCGGACACCCCGGAGGTCGCGCTCGGCCTGCTCGACTCGATCGGCTCCTGGACCGGGCTGCTCGACCGGGTGAAGCTGCACATCGCCGACGAGACCCTGCTCGGCGTGCTGGAGTGGTCCGCATTGGACGGTCGCAAGAGGACCCAGCCGTGGCTGCTGCGGGTGGTCGACCTGCCCGCCGCGGTCGCCGCCCGGGGCTGGCCCACCGCCCCGCACCTGCACGGACAGTCCGTGGACCTCGAGATCGAGGACACGCACGCGCCCTGGCACGCGGGCAGGCAGCGCCTGGTGGTGGAGGACGGCGCGGTGCGCGTGGAACCGGGCGGCACCGGCGCGGTCCGCCTCACCGCCCGCGGCCTGGGCGCCTGGTACTCGGGCTCGGCCAGCACCGCGGGCCTGCGCCGGGCGGGCCTGCTGGAAGGCGATCCCGGCCACACCACCCTGCTGGACCTGCTGGTCGGCGCCCCGGGCACGCCGCGCATGGCGGACTACTTCTGA
- a CDS encoding 3-hydroxyacyl-CoA dehydrogenase family protein, with protein MSAPERAAVIGGGTMGAGIAHVLLAAGAHVTVVEAGAERCQAAVGAVTASLGKAEAKGKLPEGATAAGLAQRLSTVEDAAALEPDTQLVVEAVPERVELKRQVFAAASAACPEAVLASNTSSLSISAIAEGPAAGRTLGMHFFNPVPAQALVELVTHDGLAPDVLTRVRTWSEALGKTVIVVRDSPGFATSRLGVAVGLEAIRMVEEGVASAEDIDTGMALGYRWPMGPLKLTDLVGLDVRLAIAEHLAAELGPRFEPPALLREKVARGELGRKSGKGFFDWPSA; from the coding sequence ATGAGCGCGCCGGAACGGGCCGCGGTCATCGGCGGCGGCACCATGGGCGCGGGCATCGCGCACGTGCTGCTCGCCGCGGGCGCGCACGTCACCGTGGTGGAGGCCGGCGCCGAGCGCTGCCAGGCCGCCGTCGGCGCGGTCACCGCCTCGCTGGGCAAGGCCGAGGCCAAGGGCAAGCTGCCCGAGGGCGCCACCGCGGCCGGGCTGGCGCAACGGCTGTCCACTGTGGAGGACGCTGCCGCGCTCGAGCCGGACACCCAGCTCGTGGTCGAGGCCGTGCCGGAGCGGGTCGAGCTCAAGCGCCAGGTCTTCGCCGCCGCCTCGGCCGCCTGCCCGGAGGCCGTGCTGGCCTCCAACACCTCCTCGCTGTCGATCTCGGCGATCGCCGAGGGCCCGGCCGCCGGGCGCACCCTGGGCATGCACTTCTTCAACCCGGTGCCCGCGCAGGCCCTGGTCGAGCTGGTCACCCACGACGGCCTCGCGCCGGACGTGCTCACCCGCGTCCGCACCTGGTCGGAAGCGCTGGGCAAGACGGTGATCGTGGTGCGCGACTCCCCGGGCTTCGCCACCTCCCGCCTCGGCGTCGCGGTCGGTCTGGAGGCCATCCGCATGGTCGAGGAGGGCGTGGCCAGCGCCGAGGACATCGACACCGGTATGGCCCTGGGCTACCGGTGGCCGATGGGCCCGCTCAAGCTGACCGACCTGGTCGGCCTGGACGTGCGCCTGGCCATCGCCGAGCACCTGGCCGCCGAGCTGGGCCCGCGCTTCGAGCCGCCCGCGCTGCTGCGTGAGAAGGTCGCGCGTGGCGAGCTGGGCCGCAAGTCCGGCAAGGGCTTTTTCGATTGGCCCTCCGCTTAG
- a CDS encoding EthD family reductase — MIKYIALYRTPSDPADFDEKYFGSHAPLVAKTPGLVRMEVARVQRVVFPGFLGDTRPHLVAEMYFESAESAKAAFKSPEWAASGENLAEIGGLELVTMFTAEVLG; from the coding sequence ATGATCAAGTACATCGCGCTCTACCGGACGCCCTCGGATCCGGCGGACTTCGACGAGAAGTACTTCGGCAGTCACGCTCCGCTGGTCGCCAAGACTCCCGGACTGGTGCGGATGGAGGTGGCCAGGGTCCAGCGGGTGGTGTTCCCGGGTTTCCTCGGTGACACCCGGCCACACCTGGTCGCCGAGATGTACTTCGAGTCCGCGGAGTCGGCCAAGGCCGCCTTCAAGAGCCCGGAGTGGGCGGCCTCCGGCGAGAACCTCGCCGAGATCGGCGGTCTGGAGCTGGTCACCATGTTCACCGCCGAGGTGCTCGGATGA